One stretch of Micromonospora echinospora DNA includes these proteins:
- the dop gene encoding depupylase/deamidase Dop, translating to MSVRRIMGTEVEYGISVPGQAGANPMVTSSQVVNAYGARPELNRGGRARWDYEEESPLRDARGFTYSGAAYDPAEALADEDLGLANVILTNGARLYVDHAHPEYSTPEVTNPLDVVRWDKAGERVMAEAARRAATIPGTQPIHLYKNNTDNKGASYGAHENYLMRRQTPFADIVAYLTPFFVTRQIVCGAGRVGIGQDGGQSGFQISQRADFFEVEVGLETTLKRPIINTRDEPHADADKYRRLHVIIGDANLSEISTFLKVGTTALILTMIEEKALGADLGIADPVGELRAVSHDPSLKHLMRMRDGRKLTALDVQWAYLERVSSFVDDRYGQDVDAQTADVLRRWESVLDRLGRDAFECADELDWVAKLRVLEGYREREKLGWGSHKLQLVDLQYSDVRPEKGLYHRLVQRGSMKTLLSDEQTRTAMTEPPEDTRAYFRGRCLAQYASEVVAASWDSVIFDVGRESLVRVPMMEPERGTRAHVGELFDRCASAKDLLETLTGG from the coding sequence ATGAGCGTCAGAAGGATCATGGGCACCGAAGTCGAATACGGCATCTCCGTGCCCGGCCAGGCCGGAGCCAACCCGATGGTCACCTCCTCCCAGGTGGTGAACGCCTACGGGGCGCGGCCGGAACTCAACCGGGGCGGCCGGGCCCGCTGGGACTACGAGGAGGAGTCGCCGCTGCGTGACGCCCGCGGGTTCACCTACTCCGGCGCGGCGTACGACCCGGCCGAGGCGCTCGCCGACGAGGACCTCGGCCTCGCCAACGTCATACTCACCAACGGCGCGCGGCTCTACGTCGACCACGCTCACCCCGAGTACTCCACGCCCGAGGTGACCAACCCGCTTGACGTGGTCCGGTGGGACAAGGCGGGGGAGCGGGTCATGGCCGAGGCAGCCCGGCGGGCCGCGACCATCCCGGGCACCCAGCCGATCCACCTGTACAAGAACAACACCGACAACAAGGGCGCGAGCTACGGCGCACACGAGAACTACCTGATGCGCCGGCAGACGCCGTTCGCCGACATCGTGGCGTACCTGACGCCGTTCTTCGTCACCCGGCAGATCGTCTGCGGCGCCGGGCGGGTCGGCATCGGCCAGGACGGCGGCCAGAGCGGCTTCCAGATCTCCCAGCGGGCCGACTTCTTCGAGGTCGAGGTGGGGCTGGAGACGACGCTCAAGCGGCCCATCATCAACACCCGCGACGAGCCGCATGCCGACGCCGACAAGTACCGGCGGCTGCACGTCATCATCGGCGACGCCAACCTCTCCGAGATCTCCACGTTCCTCAAGGTCGGCACGACCGCGCTGATCCTCACCATGATCGAGGAGAAGGCGCTCGGCGCGGACCTGGGCATCGCCGACCCGGTGGGAGAGCTGCGCGCGGTCAGCCACGACCCGTCGCTGAAGCACCTGATGCGGATGCGCGACGGCCGCAAGCTCACCGCCCTGGACGTGCAGTGGGCGTACCTGGAGCGGGTCAGCTCCTTCGTGGACGACCGCTACGGCCAGGACGTGGACGCGCAGACCGCCGACGTGCTGCGCCGCTGGGAGAGCGTGCTGGACCGGCTCGGCCGGGACGCGTTCGAGTGCGCCGACGAGCTGGACTGGGTGGCGAAGCTGCGGGTGCTGGAGGGCTACCGGGAGCGGGAGAAGCTCGGCTGGGGCTCGCACAAGCTGCAACTGGTCGACCTGCAGTACTCCGACGTGCGGCCGGAGAAGGGCCTGTACCACCGCCTGGTGCAGCGTGGCTCGATGAAGACGCTGCTCAGCGACGAGCAGACCCGCACCGCGATGACCGAGCCGCCGGAGGACACCCGGGCCTACTTCCGGGGCCGCTGCCTGGCGCAGTACGCCTCCGAGGTGGTCGCCGCGAGCTGGGACTCGGTCATCTTCGACGTGGGCCGGGAGTCGCTGGTCCGGGTGCCGATGATGGAGCCCGAGCGGGGCACCCGGGCGCACGTCGGTGAGCTGTTCGACCGCTGCGCGAGCGCCAAGGACCTGCTGGAGACGCTCACCGGCGGCTGA
- a CDS encoding ferredoxin, producing the protein MTDVATDQLQVWVDQDLCTGDGLCVQYAPEVFEFDVDGLAYVKGPDGELRQAPGARVDVPEHLRLEVIDSAKECPGECIHVVRGSDGVEVAGPEAED; encoded by the coding sequence GTGACCGACGTCGCGACCGACCAGTTGCAGGTCTGGGTCGACCAGGACCTCTGCACCGGTGACGGGCTCTGCGTGCAGTACGCGCCGGAGGTCTTCGAATTCGACGTCGACGGCCTGGCGTACGTCAAGGGCCCCGACGGCGAGCTGCGGCAGGCCCCGGGCGCCCGGGTGGACGTGCCGGAGCACCTGCGCCTCGAGGTGATCGACTCGGCGAAGGAGTGCCCGGGCGAATGCATCCACGTCGTGCGCGGCAGCGACGGCGTCGAGGTGGCCGGCCCGGAGGCCGAGGACTGA
- a CDS encoding tRNA (adenine-N1)-methyltransferase, with the protein MTVEISTVPALPPVHRGPFRPGDRVQLTDPKGRMHTVTLEPGKEFHTHRGILKHDTLIGLPDGSVVTTAGGGTAFLALRPLLSDYVLSMPRGAQVIYPKDSAQIVAMGDIFPGAKVLEAGAGSGALSCSLLRAVGTEGELHSFELRDDFAQIARRNVEAFFNGPHPAWNLHVGDVADCAETGFDRIILDMLTPWEMLDMVERALVPGGVLIGYVATTPQLSELVEALRERGGWTEPRAWESLVRDWHAEGLAVRPDHRMIAHTAFLVSARKLAPGVTAPPRRRKPSKGAEAYAQRRDALRAAAAARAAQEPEQS; encoded by the coding sequence GTGACCGTAGAGATCTCCACCGTCCCGGCGTTGCCCCCGGTCCACCGCGGGCCGTTCCGGCCGGGCGACCGGGTCCAGCTGACCGACCCGAAGGGCCGGATGCACACCGTGACGCTGGAGCCCGGCAAGGAGTTCCACACCCACCGGGGGATCCTCAAGCACGACACCCTGATCGGCCTGCCCGACGGCAGCGTGGTCACCACCGCCGGCGGGGGCACCGCGTTCCTGGCGCTGCGGCCGCTGCTGTCGGACTACGTGCTCTCCATGCCGCGCGGCGCCCAGGTGATCTACCCGAAGGACTCGGCGCAGATCGTCGCCATGGGTGACATCTTCCCCGGCGCCAAGGTGCTGGAGGCCGGCGCCGGGTCCGGCGCGCTGTCCTGCTCGCTGCTGCGGGCCGTCGGCACCGAGGGCGAGCTGCACTCGTTCGAGCTGCGCGACGACTTCGCCCAGATCGCCCGCCGCAACGTGGAGGCGTTCTTCAACGGCCCGCACCCGGCCTGGAACCTGCACGTCGGTGACGTCGCCGACTGCGCCGAGACCGGCTTCGACCGCATCATCCTGGACATGCTGACCCCCTGGGAGATGCTCGACATGGTCGAGCGGGCGCTGGTGCCCGGCGGCGTGCTGATCGGCTACGTGGCCACCACGCCGCAGCTGTCCGAGCTGGTCGAGGCGCTGCGCGAACGCGGCGGCTGGACCGAGCCGCGCGCCTGGGAGTCGCTGGTGCGCGACTGGCACGCCGAAGGGCTGGCGGTCCGCCCGGACCACCGGATGATCGCCCACACCGCGTTCCTGGTCTCCGCCCGCAAGCTCGCCCCCGGGGTCACCGCGCCGCCGCGTCGCCGCAAGCCCAGCAAGGGCGCCGAGGCGTACGCGCAGCGCCGCGACGCCCTGCGCGCCGCGGCGGCCGCCCGCGCGGCGCAGGAGCCGGAGCAGTCCTGA
- the arc gene encoding proteasome ATPase, which yields MARSDDADSRAARWEKEAHDLSTQVAFLQEELALVRRKLTESPRHVRQLEERLAATQAQLARLTENNERLVSTLKEARAQIVTLKEEIDRLAQPPSGYGVFLAKHDDGTVDVFTGGRKLRVAVSPSLEVDELRRGQEVLLNDALNIVDAFGYERVGEVVMLKEILAGPDGAPGDRALVVSHSDEERIVHLAETLIGSAIRAGDSLMIEPRSAYAYERIPKSEVEELVLEEVPDVNYEDIGGLQAQIEQIRDAVELPFLHSDLFREHQLRPPKGILLYGPPGCGKTLIAKAVANSLAKKIAEREGKDRHTSFFLNIKGPELLNKYVGETERHIRLIFQRAREKAGEGTPVIVFFDEMDSVFRTRGSGVSSDVENTIVPQLLSEIDGVEGLENVIVIGASNREDMIDPAILRPGRLDVKIKIERPDAEAAKDIFSKYILAGLPLHADDLAEHGSDAQATVAAMIDAVVLRMYSETEENRFLEVTYANGDKEVLYFKDFNSGAMIQNIVDRGKKMAIKEFLTSGRKGLRLQHLLDACVDEFRENEDLPNTTNPDDWARISGKKGERIVYIRTLVSGGKGAEAGRSIETASNTGQYL from the coding sequence GTGGCACGCAGCGACGACGCGGACTCGCGCGCCGCACGGTGGGAAAAGGAAGCCCACGATCTCTCCACGCAGGTCGCGTTCCTGCAAGAGGAACTCGCTCTGGTGCGGCGCAAGTTGACCGAAAGCCCCCGACACGTCAGGCAGCTCGAAGAGCGGCTGGCGGCCACCCAGGCCCAGTTGGCGCGGCTGACCGAGAACAACGAACGGCTCGTGAGCACCCTCAAGGAGGCTCGCGCGCAGATCGTGACGCTCAAGGAGGAGATCGACCGGCTCGCCCAGCCACCGAGTGGCTACGGCGTCTTCCTGGCCAAGCACGACGACGGCACGGTGGACGTGTTCACCGGCGGGCGCAAGCTCCGGGTGGCCGTCTCGCCCTCGCTGGAGGTCGACGAGCTGCGCCGTGGCCAGGAGGTTCTGCTCAACGACGCGCTCAACATCGTCGACGCGTTCGGCTACGAGCGGGTCGGCGAGGTCGTGATGCTCAAGGAGATCCTGGCGGGCCCGGACGGCGCGCCGGGTGACCGGGCGCTCGTGGTCTCGCACTCCGACGAGGAGCGGATCGTGCACCTCGCCGAGACCCTGATCGGCAGCGCGATCCGGGCCGGCGACTCGCTCATGATCGAGCCCCGCTCGGCGTACGCCTACGAGCGGATCCCGAAGAGCGAGGTCGAGGAACTGGTCCTGGAGGAGGTGCCCGACGTCAACTACGAGGACATCGGCGGCCTCCAGGCGCAGATCGAGCAGATCCGCGACGCGGTGGAGCTGCCCTTCCTGCACTCCGACCTGTTCCGCGAGCACCAGCTCCGGCCGCCGAAGGGCATCCTGCTCTACGGCCCGCCCGGCTGCGGCAAGACGCTGATCGCCAAGGCGGTGGCCAACTCGCTGGCCAAGAAGATCGCCGAGCGCGAGGGCAAGGACCGGCACACCAGCTTCTTCCTGAACATCAAGGGCCCCGAGCTGCTCAACAAGTACGTCGGCGAGACCGAGCGGCACATCCGGCTGATCTTCCAGCGGGCACGGGAGAAGGCCGGCGAGGGCACTCCGGTGATCGTGTTCTTCGACGAGATGGACTCCGTGTTCCGCACCCGCGGCTCCGGCGTCTCCTCGGACGTGGAGAACACCATCGTCCCGCAGCTGCTCAGCGAGATCGACGGCGTGGAGGGCCTGGAGAACGTCATCGTCATCGGCGCCTCCAACCGGGAAGACATGATCGACCCGGCGATCCTGCGCCCGGGCCGGCTCGACGTGAAGATCAAGATCGAGCGTCCGGACGCCGAGGCGGCCAAGGACATCTTCTCCAAGTACATCCTCGCCGGCCTGCCGCTGCACGCCGACGACCTGGCCGAACACGGCAGCGACGCCCAGGCCACAGTCGCGGCGATGATCGACGCGGTGGTCCTGCGGATGTACTCCGAGACCGAGGAGAACCGCTTCCTCGAGGTCACCTACGCCAACGGCGACAAGGAAGTCCTCTACTTCAAGGACTTCAACTCCGGCGCGATGATCCAGAACATCGTCGACCGGGGCAAGAAGATGGCCATCAAGGAGTTCCTCACCTCCGGCCGCAAGGGGCTGCGCCTGCAGCACCTGCTCGACGCCTGCGTCGACGAGTTCCGGGAGAACGAGGACCTGCCCAACACCACCAACCCCGACGACTGGGCCCGCATCTCCGGCAAGAAGGGCGAGCGGATCGTCTACATCCGCACGCTCGTCTCCGGCGGCAAGGGCGCCGAGGCCGGACGGTCCATCGAGACCGCCAGCAACACCGGCCAGTACCTGTAG
- a CDS encoding ubiquitin-like protein Pup: MATQEGGQTQSGKSREEVDEVTAEANPEVAERHAEITEDVDDLLDEIDSVLEENAEEFVRGYVQKGGQ; this comes from the coding sequence ATGGCGACCCAAGAGGGTGGGCAGACCCAGTCCGGCAAGTCCCGCGAGGAGGTCGACGAGGTCACCGCGGAGGCGAACCCCGAGGTGGCCGAGCGGCACGCCGAGATCACCGAGGACGTGGACGACCTGCTCGACGAGATCGACTCCGTCCTGGAGGAGAACGCAGAGGAATTCGTGAGGGGATATGTGCAGAAGGGGGGTCAATGA
- a CDS encoding M50 family metallopeptidase, which produces MLGVPLRVDASMLLLTVVVTVLYAALARRQLDLGPLGGYLVGFGFVISLLGSVLLHELGHALTARRYGIGVRGITLELLGGYTEMDRDAPTPRTELLISLAGPAVSAVLGAGAVAATLALPAGTLGHQLAFQLAVSNVVVAIFNSLPGLPLDGGRALRAAVWALTRDRHRGTEVAGWVGRAVALGTLALVVVLTMRRALAPLALPLLLLVALTLWRGAGQSIRMARIGRRLHLVDLARLARPLLPVPTGTPLAEAQRRRDEAATPDAALGVVDSAGRTVALVDPARAAAVPPERRPWLAVDEVARDLSAVPALPVGADGERVLETVRTHPGAQYVVTAGEDVVGVLHIADLAQLLEPKRKTNT; this is translated from the coding sequence GTGCTCGGGGTGCCGCTGCGCGTCGACGCCTCGATGCTGCTGCTCACCGTCGTCGTCACAGTGCTGTACGCGGCGCTGGCCCGCCGCCAGCTCGACCTCGGCCCGCTCGGCGGCTACCTGGTCGGGTTCGGCTTCGTGATCTCGCTGCTCGGCTCGGTGCTGCTGCACGAACTGGGGCACGCGTTGACCGCCCGCCGGTACGGCATCGGTGTGCGCGGGATCACGCTGGAACTGCTCGGCGGGTACACCGAGATGGACCGCGACGCCCCAACCCCTCGGACCGAGCTGCTGATCTCCCTGGCCGGGCCGGCCGTCTCCGCCGTGCTCGGCGCCGGCGCGGTCGCCGCGACCCTCGCGCTCCCCGCCGGCACGCTGGGTCACCAGCTCGCCTTCCAGCTCGCGGTCAGCAACGTCGTGGTGGCGATCTTCAACAGCCTGCCCGGCCTGCCGCTGGACGGCGGGCGGGCGCTGCGCGCCGCGGTGTGGGCGCTCACCCGCGACCGGCACCGCGGCACCGAGGTGGCCGGCTGGGTCGGCCGGGCCGTCGCGCTGGGCACGCTGGCGCTGGTCGTGGTGCTCACCATGCGCCGGGCGCTGGCCCCGCTGGCCCTGCCGCTGCTGCTGCTCGTCGCGCTGACACTGTGGCGCGGCGCCGGCCAGTCGATCCGGATGGCGCGCATCGGCCGCCGGCTGCACCTGGTCGACCTGGCCCGGCTGGCCCGCCCGCTGCTGCCGGTGCCCACCGGCACGCCGCTGGCCGAGGCCCAGCGCCGCCGCGACGAGGCGGCCACCCCGGACGCCGCACTCGGCGTCGTCGACTCCGCCGGCCGTACCGTCGCCCTGGTCGATCCGGCCCGCGCTGCCGCCGTACCCCCGGAGCGGCGGCCGTGGCTCGCGGTGGACGAGGTGGCCCGCGACCTGTCCGCCGTGCCGGCCCTGCCGGTCGGCGCGGACGGTGAGCGGGTCCTGGAGACCGTGCGCACCCACCCGGGCGCGCAGTACGTCGTGACGGCAGGCGAAGATGTGGTCGGCGTGCTGCACATCGCGGATCTCGCCCAGCTCCTGGAACCCAAACGGAAGACGAACACGTGA
- a CDS encoding endonuclease VII domain-containing protein: MSDLPEASDKLCPQCRQSLPASAFHRNRRRPDGLAFYCKTCAAARSEASRRKRGIAPQRRAAVPVADGLKWCPDCEQIKPVDDFPRTTNASGRHSYCKPCHVARGNESKQRLYGGNREYHLRRRYGVGEKEFQELLAEQGGVCAICRRPDPEHLDHDHRTGWVRGILCFNCNGGLGQFKDNADVLARAITYLRGTTWQRVLIHPGVFQMCSPTRGRPPSQRS, encoded by the coding sequence ATGTCCGATTTGCCGGAGGCGTCGGACAAGCTTTGCCCCCAGTGCCGCCAATCGCTGCCGGCGTCGGCGTTCCACCGTAATCGCCGTCGTCCGGATGGGCTGGCGTTCTACTGCAAGACATGTGCCGCTGCCCGCTCGGAGGCGAGCCGCCGCAAGCGCGGGATAGCCCCGCAGCGAAGGGCAGCGGTGCCGGTCGCGGACGGCCTCAAGTGGTGCCCCGACTGCGAGCAGATCAAGCCCGTCGACGACTTCCCGCGAACGACCAACGCCAGCGGCCGGCACAGCTACTGCAAACCGTGCCATGTGGCCCGCGGCAACGAGTCCAAGCAGCGGCTCTACGGCGGCAATCGCGAGTACCACCTGCGTCGCCGCTACGGGGTCGGGGAGAAGGAGTTCCAGGAGCTCCTGGCCGAGCAGGGCGGCGTGTGCGCGATCTGCCGGCGCCCCGATCCGGAACATCTGGACCACGATCATCGCACCGGATGGGTGCGCGGGATACTCTGCTTCAACTGCAACGGTGGTCTTGGCCAGTTCAAGGACAACGCCGACGTCCTGGCCAGGGCGATCACGTACCTGAGAGGAACCACGTGGCAGCGGGTTTTGATCCATCCGGGCGTCTTCCAGATGTGTTCACCAACGCGGGGACGTCCTCCTTCACAGCGTTCCTGA